The Erpetoichthys calabaricus chromosome 13, fErpCal1.3, whole genome shotgun sequence genome has a window encoding:
- the hgh1 gene encoding protein HGH1 homolog yields MLEDKEAKDLLNFLTLEMRPDLKGQATGYILGLTGSKDGCKCLGNKPEFIKALLTLTSDTSVAIVKDCYNALINLSADETVHHSLLKETTLLSTLLGHLLDPGYIFADQICTILTNLSRNEKTCMDVFRVIHDEVGLAKIVEVFCTEGYNKNASLHYLGPLLSNLTQLPVARHFILDKDRCVIQRLLSYTQYESSTIRRGGVVGTLRNCCFEYSYHEWLLSDKVDILPCVLLPLAGPEELSEEENENLPVDLQYLPEDKKREKDPDIRKMLLETIMLLTATKNGRDIVKKKNTYPIMREFHKWEKEPDVIASCEKLVQVLIGDEPEPGMENLLEVDIPKEIEEKLQVLDEQEQRQIAKEQEELQKREDDSQSN; encoded by the exons atGCTGGAAGATAAAGAAGCCAAGGACCTTCTCAATTTTCTTACTCTGGAAATGCGCCCTGATTTAAAAGGACAAGCAACTGGGTATATTCTTGGCCTTACAGGCAGCAAAGATGGCTGCAAGTGTCTCGGCAACAAACCCGAATTTATAAAAGCACTCTTGACTTTGACATCGGATACATCTGTTGCAATTGTGAAGGACTGTTACAACGCCCTCATTAACTTGTCTGCAGATGAAACGGTGCACCACTCGCTACTGAAAGAGACCACCTTGCTTTCCACATTGCTTGGTCATCTCCTGGATCCTGGATACATTTTTGCAGATCAGATTTGTACTATTTTGACCAACCTTTCACGAAATGAAAAGACTTGTATGGATGTTTTTCGAGTAATCCATGATGAAGTAGGTCTGGCAAAAATTGTAGAGGTTTTCTGTACAGAAGGATACAATAAAAATGCCTCACTGCATTACCTAGGACCCCTTCTTTCCAATCTGACACAGCTTCCTGTGGCCAGACATTTCATACTGGATAAAGACAG ATGTGTAATTCAGAGACTTCTTTCATACACACAGTATGAAAGTTCCACTATCCGTCGAGGAGGAGTTGTGGGTACTCTCAGAAATTGCTGCTTTGAATACT cataTCATGAGTGGCTACTGAGTGATAAAGTGGATATTCTCCCCTGTGTGTTGTTACCTCTTGCTGGTCCAGAGGAACTCTCTGAAgaggaaaatgaaa ATCTTCCTGTAGACCTGCAGTATCTGCCTGAAGATAAGAAGCGAGAAAAGGACCCAGATATCCGCAAAATGCTGTTAGAAACTATAATGCTA CTTACAGCCACAAAAAATGGTCGTgatattgtaaagaaaaaaaatacttatccAATCATGAGGGAGTTCCATAAATGGGAGAAGGAGCCTGATGTGATTGCTTCCTGTGAGAAGTTAGTCCAG gtCCTTATTGGGGATGAACCAGAGCCAGGAATGGAGAATCTTTTGGAGGTTGACAT